The Sphingosinithalassobacter sp. CS137 genome includes a region encoding these proteins:
- a CDS encoding GGDEF and EAL domain-containing protein, which translates to MLFFPRPGASNLSITSASYCRGVTSQTNSQFAKPRIDARALLGLYDPADTTDWGPIRAAQMHAGSQLALFMLGANVVGAALVVLILAPLVPLWQLASWSAVAAAVASAVAFRRLAVRNGTGTTATLAHVRDTVLDGVSLGAVWSVPPLAFGYAADANAILGLWTVLSLLMTASAVAMAALPLATIVFVSIVGVSMAATLALGIGSPVLAGAALLFTLLLTMATFARGKALVVIRAGEMAIAERDETVSLLLREFEESGSDWLWEIDAQRRVVRANPRFAVSLGVDPKAINGMPILQVLAGPTWEAGNFAAGLRELAEKLKAREPFRDLLLPVYVDGAERWWEMAASPRFDDRGAFRGFRGVGSDVTEQRESADKINKMARFDTLTGLPNRLFINEALAKAMGEAEKWGARCAFMMIDLDRFKAVNDTLGHPIGDRLLGRVSERLQQLITENEMIGRLGGDEFAVVVGDASDTVRVERLAHTIIETLSRPYEVDQHTLYIGASVGLAIGPRDGRTAEMLIRSADLALYRSKDAGGGVFHAYEPQLHMAAEERRVLEIALRTAVENNQMHLNYQPVVDAASGQLMGFEALLRWTHPEFGNVSPAKFVPLAEDARLIGHLGEWVLRAACDEAARWDSSIRVAVNVSPEQLHNPAFVGVVAQALAQSGLPADRLELEVTESVFMREGTAAVQVLDKILDLGVRLSLDDFGTGYSSLGYLSRTRFSSIKIDRSFVQGASKGTKEAIAIIRAVVALADSLGMATTAEGVETEDEHHMVQALGCTKVQGYYFGRPLPVEEARGLAIRRPGNYAAA; encoded by the coding sequence ATGCTTTTTTTTCCGCGACCGGGCGCGTCTAACCTCTCGATAACCTCCGCAAGCTATTGCCGCGGTGTGACCAGTCAGACCAACTCGCAATTTGCCAAGCCGAGGATCGACGCGCGGGCGCTGCTCGGGCTTTACGACCCCGCGGATACGACCGACTGGGGCCCGATTCGCGCTGCGCAGATGCATGCCGGCAGTCAGCTTGCCTTGTTCATGCTCGGCGCGAATGTCGTCGGCGCGGCGCTGGTCGTGCTGATTCTCGCGCCGCTGGTGCCCCTGTGGCAGCTCGCAAGCTGGAGCGCTGTTGCCGCCGCAGTCGCTTCAGCCGTCGCTTTCCGCCGCCTCGCGGTGCGCAACGGCACCGGTACGACCGCGACGCTCGCGCATGTGCGCGATACGGTGCTCGACGGTGTCTCGCTTGGCGCCGTCTGGTCGGTGCCGCCGCTTGCCTTCGGCTATGCCGCGGATGCGAACGCGATCCTCGGACTGTGGACCGTCCTCTCGTTGTTGATGACTGCCTCGGCAGTCGCGATGGCGGCGCTTCCGCTCGCGACCATCGTGTTCGTCAGCATTGTCGGCGTCTCGATGGCGGCGACGCTGGCGCTGGGGATCGGATCGCCGGTGTTGGCCGGAGCGGCATTGCTGTTCACGCTGCTGCTGACGATGGCGACGTTCGCGCGCGGCAAGGCGCTGGTGGTCATCCGCGCCGGCGAAATGGCGATCGCCGAGCGCGACGAGACGGTGAGTCTGCTGCTGCGCGAATTCGAGGAATCGGGCTCGGACTGGCTGTGGGAAATCGATGCGCAACGCCGCGTGGTGCGCGCAAACCCGCGCTTCGCCGTCTCGCTGGGCGTCGATCCCAAGGCGATCAACGGGATGCCCATTCTTCAGGTGCTCGCCGGCCCGACCTGGGAAGCCGGCAATTTCGCAGCCGGATTGCGCGAACTCGCCGAGAAGCTGAAGGCGCGCGAGCCGTTCCGCGATCTGCTGCTGCCGGTCTATGTCGATGGCGCCGAGCGCTGGTGGGAAATGGCCGCCAGCCCGCGATTCGACGATCGCGGCGCCTTCCGCGGGTTCCGCGGTGTCGGTTCGGACGTGACCGAGCAGCGCGAATCGGCGGATAAGATCAACAAGATGGCGCGCTTCGACACGTTGACCGGACTGCCGAATCGCCTGTTCATCAACGAAGCGCTCGCCAAGGCGATGGGCGAGGCCGAGAAATGGGGCGCGCGCTGCGCCTTCATGATGATCGACCTCGATCGCTTCAAGGCAGTCAACGATACGCTCGGTCACCCGATCGGGGATCGCCTGCTCGGGCGCGTTTCGGAGCGCCTGCAACAGCTCATCACCGAAAACGAGATGATCGGCCGTCTGGGCGGCGACGAGTTCGCCGTGGTTGTCGGCGACGCCTCGGACACCGTCCGGGTAGAACGGCTCGCACACACGATCATCGAGACCTTGTCGCGCCCGTACGAGGTCGATCAGCACACGCTGTACATCGGTGCATCAGTGGGGCTTGCGATCGGGCCCCGGGACGGGCGCACGGCCGAAATGCTGATCCGCTCGGCGGATCTTGCTCTTTATCGGTCGAAGGACGCGGGCGGCGGCGTCTTCCATGCCTATGAACCGCAGCTCCACATGGCCGCCGAAGAACGGCGCGTGCTGGAAATCGCACTGCGCACCGCAGTCGAGAACAACCAGATGCACCTCAACTACCAGCCGGTGGTGGATGCCGCGAGCGGGCAGTTGATGGGCTTCGAGGCGCTGCTGCGCTGGACGCATCCGGAGTTCGGCAATGTCTCTCCGGCCAAGTTCGTGCCCCTGGCCGAAGACGCACGGCTGATCGGACATTTGGGCGAATGGGTTCTGCGCGCCGCGTGCGACGAGGCCGCCCGCTGGGATTCGTCGATCCGGGTGGCAGTGAACGTCAGCCCCGAGCAGCTCCACAATCCCGCTTTCGTCGGCGTGGTCGCTCAGGCGCTCGCACAATCCGGGCTGCCCGCCGATCGTCTCGAGCTGGAAGTGACCGAAAGCGTCTTCATGCGCGAAGGCACCGCAGCCGTGCAGGTGCTCGACAAGATCCTCGATCTGGGCGTGCGCCTGAGCCTGGATGATTTCGGCACCGGCTATTCGTCGCTCGGCTATCTCAGCCGCACGCGCTTCTCGTCGATTAAGATCGACCGCAGTTTCGTTCAGGGGGCGTCGAAAGGCACGAAAGAGGCCATCGCCATCATCCGCGCTGTCGTCGCGCTCGCCGACAGCCTGGGCATGGCCACGACGGCCGAAGGCGTCGAAACCGAGGACGAGCATCACATGGTGCAGGCGCTGGGATGCACCAAGGTGCAGGGCTATTATTTCGGGCGGCCGCTTCCTGTGGAGGAAGCACGCGGTCTCGCCATCCGGCGCCCAGGAAACTATGCGGCGGCGTGA
- the secE gene encoding preprotein translocase subunit SecE — MAKTSPVEFMRQVRAETAKVVWPSRRETIMTGVMVMIMTTLLALFFFGIDSVFDAIVGALLALAE, encoded by the coding sequence GTGGCGAAAACCTCTCCCGTCGAATTCATGCGCCAGGTGCGCGCCGAGACCGCGAAGGTCGTTTGGCCGTCGCGCCGCGAAACGATCATGACCGGCGTGATGGTGATGATCATGACGACGCTGCTCGCGCTCTTCTTCTTCGGGATCGACTCGGTCTTCGACGCGATCGTCGGCGCGCTTCTGGCGCTGGCCGAATAA
- a CDS encoding GNAT family N-acetyltransferase — translation MPSPEILSLTGASIEPMIAELARLRIAVFRAWPYLYQGDERYEREYLRAFACAPHAVLVVARDGRTIVGAATASPMTGQDAEVRSPFAQRNIPIDDLFYFGESVLLSEYRGRGVGHAFFDAREAHARACGADRTTFCAVVRPSDHPLRPADNRPLDGFWRKRGYAPVKGLTTSFEWKDIDRAESDPHPMQFWMRGLR, via the coding sequence ATGCCCTCTCCTGAAATCCTGTCGCTCACCGGCGCCTCGATTGAACCGATGATCGCCGAACTCGCGCGCCTGCGGATCGCCGTTTTCCGCGCATGGCCCTATCTGTACCAGGGCGACGAGCGCTACGAGCGCGAGTATCTGCGCGCTTTCGCCTGCGCGCCGCACGCGGTTCTCGTCGTCGCGCGCGACGGCCGAACGATCGTGGGAGCGGCCACTGCATCGCCTATGACCGGGCAAGATGCGGAGGTTAGATCCCCCTTCGCACAACGCAACATCCCGATCGACGACCTGTTTTATTTCGGCGAGTCGGTACTGCTGTCCGAGTATCGCGGCCGCGGCGTCGGCCACGCATTCTTCGATGCCCGGGAGGCGCACGCTCGCGCCTGCGGCGCCGACCGAACGACCTTCTGCGCCGTCGTCCGACCTTCCGACCACCCCCTCCGCCCTGCGGACAATCGCCCGCTCGACGGCTTCTGGCGCAAGCGCGGCTATGCCCCCGTGAAAGGGCTCACCACCAGCTTCGAGTGGAAGGACATCGATCGCGCGGAATCGGATCCGCACCCGATGCAGTTCTGGATGCGCGGCCTGCGCTAG
- a CDS encoding murein L,D-transpeptidase: MPRITRSTFLALTAAGGIGLALPTSAQTARPAPAPSPTPLVQPLPGSPAGMTPAAVAPRPLPALSAQQAVELSALLADLHHRQGLRYGPTDARQPLAGDALVRAALDYARAVHSGRLAAEDFQSDWGLRPDPYDPLLAFAEAVAQNRLEQWLRALPPPYAGYDGLRDGLARYRQVEASGGWREIPAGAPLREGDTGARVQALRTRLAVEDAQVVVTGQVFDAELTEAVKRAQARYGLGQDGIAGGRTLRALNKPVAERIRQIMANMERWRWMPRELQPRRIQVNIAAAVLTVFDEDRPTGSMRAVTGAPGHETPMLRSEIHSVVLNPPWNVPTSIANAELWPKERSNPGYLARNGFRVIDLGNGNSRLQQRAGDLSALGRYKFDFPNPYAVYLHDTPAQAAFDRQDRLASHGCVRLARPAALARMLLADNPDWQPEAIDATIASGETTRAELTASVPVYLLYWTAYATPDGGMVFLDDPYDWDRMLAAKIERRAAQQLAAN; encoded by the coding sequence ATGCCCCGGATCACCCGATCCACGTTTCTCGCCCTGACCGCCGCCGGCGGGATCGGCCTCGCGTTGCCGACGTCGGCGCAGACCGCGCGCCCGGCGCCGGCTCCCTCCCCTACACCGCTCGTCCAGCCGCTGCCGGGATCGCCGGCGGGGATGACCCCCGCCGCCGTGGCACCGCGCCCGCTCCCGGCCCTGAGCGCGCAACAGGCAGTCGAGCTGTCGGCGCTGCTGGCCGATCTCCACCATCGCCAGGGCCTGCGCTACGGCCCGACCGACGCGCGGCAACCCCTGGCGGGGGACGCTCTCGTGCGCGCCGCGCTCGACTATGCCCGGGCGGTCCATTCGGGACGCCTCGCTGCCGAGGATTTCCAGTCCGACTGGGGCCTGCGCCCCGATCCCTATGATCCTCTCCTCGCCTTTGCCGAGGCAGTCGCCCAGAACCGGCTCGAACAATGGCTGCGCGCGCTGCCGCCGCCCTATGCCGGCTACGACGGGCTGCGCGACGGCCTCGCGCGGTACCGCCAGGTCGAGGCGAGCGGTGGCTGGCGCGAAATCCCCGCTGGCGCGCCGCTGCGCGAAGGCGATACGGGCGCACGCGTTCAGGCGCTGCGCACGCGGCTCGCGGTCGAGGACGCGCAGGTGGTCGTCACCGGCCAGGTCTTCGACGCGGAGCTCACCGAAGCAGTGAAGCGCGCCCAGGCGCGCTACGGCCTGGGTCAGGACGGGATCGCCGGCGGCCGCACGCTGCGGGCGCTCAACAAGCCGGTTGCCGAGCGCATCCGCCAGATCATGGCGAACATGGAGCGCTGGCGCTGGATGCCGCGCGAGCTCCAGCCGCGCCGCATTCAGGTGAACATCGCCGCCGCGGTGCTCACCGTATTCGACGAGGATCGTCCGACCGGTTCGATGCGCGCGGTCACGGGCGCCCCCGGGCACGAGACGCCGATGCTGCGCTCCGAGATCCACAGCGTGGTCCTCAATCCGCCGTGGAACGTGCCGACCTCGATCGCCAATGCCGAACTGTGGCCAAAGGAACGGAGCAATCCCGGCTATCTGGCGCGCAACGGCTTTCGCGTGATCGATCTGGGCAATGGCAATTCGCGGCTTCAGCAGCGCGCGGGCGATCTGAGTGCGCTCGGCCGCTACAAGTTCGACTTCCCCAATCCCTATGCGGTCTATCTCCACGACACGCCTGCCCAGGCGGCGTTCGACCGGCAGGACCGCCTCGCCAGCCACGGCTGCGTGCGGCTCGCCCGCCCGGCGGCGCTCGCGCGGATGCTGCTGGCCGACAATCCCGACTGGCAGCCCGAAGCGATCGACGCGACCATCGCCTCCGGCGAGACGACGCGCGCCGAGCTGACCGCATCGGTGCCCGTGTACCTGCTCTACTGGACCGCCTATGCCACGCCCGACGGCGGGATGGTGTTCCTCGACGACCCTTATGACTGGGACCGCATGCTCGCCGCGAAGATCGAGCGCCGCGCCGCCCAGCAGCTCGCTGCCAACTGA
- a CDS encoding YqaA family protein: MFRALYDWMLRMAHHRHAMRSMAAVSFAESSFFPIPPDVMLIPMVLARREKAYWIATVCTLASVAGGIFGYAIGYFLFDTVGQWLIGLYHLEDKVVALRALYDEWGAAVTLTAGVTPLPFKLITIANGFFSYNFAFFVILALVGRGIRFFLVAALLKRFGAPVQAFIEKRLDLFAWIFLALLAAGFAVVTII, encoded by the coding sequence ATGTTTCGCGCCTTGTACGACTGGATGCTCCGCATGGCGCATCATCGCCACGCGATGCGCAGCATGGCGGCGGTGTCGTTCGCCGAAAGCTCCTTCTTTCCAATCCCGCCCGACGTGATGCTGATCCCGATGGTGCTCGCGCGGCGCGAGAAGGCTTATTGGATCGCTACCGTCTGCACGCTCGCATCGGTGGCGGGTGGAATCTTCGGCTATGCGATCGGCTATTTCCTGTTCGATACCGTCGGCCAGTGGCTGATCGGACTCTACCATCTTGAGGACAAGGTCGTGGCACTGCGGGCGCTCTACGACGAATGGGGTGCCGCAGTTACGCTGACCGCAGGCGTGACGCCGTTGCCGTTCAAGCTGATCACCATCGCCAACGGCTTCTTCAGCTACAACTTCGCCTTTTTCGTCATCCTCGCGCTGGTTGGGCGCGGCATCCGCTTTTTCCTCGTGGCCGCACTTCTGAAACGGTTCGGCGCGCCCGTGCAGGCGTTCATCGAAAAGCGGCTCGATCTTTTTGCTTGGATTTTCCTTGCCTTACTTGCTGCGGGCTTTGCAGTTGTCACCATTATTTGA
- the rplK gene encoding 50S ribosomal protein L11, with protein sequence MAKKITGYIKLQVPAGAANPSPPIGPALGQRGVNIMEFCKAFNAATGELEKGMPIPTIITVYADRSFSFETKTPPATFLIKKAANLKSGSKEPGKVSAGKIARSKLTEIAEVKMKDLNANDLEAATKIIEGSARAMGLEVVEG encoded by the coding sequence ATGGCAAAGAAGATTACCGGCTATATCAAGCTGCAGGTGCCTGCGGGCGCCGCAAACCCCTCGCCGCCGATCGGCCCTGCGCTGGGTCAGCGCGGCGTGAACATCATGGAATTCTGCAAGGCGTTCAACGCGGCGACCGGCGAGCTCGAAAAAGGCATGCCGATCCCCACGATCATCACCGTCTACGCCGACCGCAGCTTCTCGTTCGAGACGAAGACGCCGCCGGCCACCTTCCTCATCAAGAAGGCGGCGAACCTGAAGTCGGGCTCGAAGGAGCCGGGCAAGGTTTCCGCGGGCAAGATCGCACGGTCGAAGCTGACCGAGATCGCCGAAGTGAAGATGAAGGACCTGAACGCCAACGATCTCGAGGCCGCGACCAAGATCATCGAAGGCTCCGCCCGCGCGATGGGCCTCGAAGTGGTGGAGGGCTGA
- the nusG gene encoding transcription termination/antitermination protein NusG has product MSRWYIIHAYSGFENKVRDAIMSEATRMGLEQLVENVEVPTETVTEVRRGKKVQSERKFFPGYVLAKLEMNDDVYHLVKNTPKVTGFLGSSGKPQPISEAEAARILNTKEEAAAAPKQQVKVDYEIGDSVKVLDGPFASFNGIVEELDFDKSKVKVSVSIFGRATPVELDFEQVERSK; this is encoded by the coding sequence ATGTCGCGCTGGTACATCATCCACGCCTATTCGGGCTTCGAGAACAAGGTTCGTGACGCGATCATGTCCGAGGCAACCCGCATGGGTCTCGAGCAGCTGGTCGAGAATGTCGAGGTTCCGACCGAGACCGTCACCGAGGTCCGCCGGGGCAAGAAGGTCCAGTCCGAGCGCAAGTTCTTTCCCGGCTATGTGCTCGCGAAGCTCGAGATGAACGACGACGTCTATCACCTGGTGAAGAACACGCCGAAGGTGACCGGCTTCCTCGGCTCGTCGGGCAAGCCGCAGCCGATCAGCGAGGCCGAGGCCGCGCGCATCCTCAACACCAAGGAGGAAGCCGCCGCCGCGCCGAAGCAGCAGGTCAAGGTCGATTACGAGATCGGCGACAGCGTAAAGGTGCTCGACGGCCCGTTCGCCAGCTTCAACGGCATCGTCGAAGAGCTCGACTTCGACAAGTCGAAGGTCAAGGTCAGCGTCAGCATCTTCGGCCGCGCAACGCCGGTCGAGCTCGATTTCGAACAGGTCGAGCGCTCGAAGTAA
- a CDS encoding fatty acyl-AMP ligase, whose translation MELDVTGSLDTIAATPATLAPTPTDDTILPRRLADFATLGEALDYAARGVRGLNFHDARGKLARAYSFAELRADALAQAHRLIAAGVRPQDRIALIAETGTEFASLFFGVVYAGAWPVPLPLPTSFGGASSYIEQLRVQLSSCDPLMLIYPAELSAMAKEAARIAGVQGMDWDSFGKRPAPPAELPPASTDDIAYLQYSSGSTRFPHGVAITHHALLNNLSAHSHGMELQEGDRCVSWLPWYHDMGLVGCFLSPVANQVSTDYLKTEDFARRPLAWLDLISRNPGTTLSYSPTFGYDICARRMSSQTKASERFDLSRWRVAGNGADMIRPDVMQSFVDAFADAGFQASAFLPSYGLAEATLAVSIMPPGEGIQVELVEETQLSGASHGADRPQRFRAIVNCGKPVKDMEVEIREEDGTPLPEKAIGKLWCRGPSVMVGYFRDEPATAACMKDGWLDTGDMGYISEGYVYIVGRAKDMIIVNGRNHWPQDIEWAVEQLPGFKQGDIAAFAITTPGGEETPAVLVQCRTSDEQERVRLREEIRERVRSVTGMNCVIELVPPRTLPRTSSGKLSRAKARNLYLAGEIKPYDIAA comes from the coding sequence ATGGAATTGGACGTTACGGGATCGCTCGACACCATCGCGGCAACGCCGGCGACACTGGCTCCGACGCCGACCGATGATACCATATTGCCGCGCCGGCTCGCCGATTTCGCGACACTCGGCGAGGCGCTGGACTATGCCGCGCGGGGTGTTCGCGGGTTGAATTTCCACGATGCGCGGGGAAAGCTTGCGCGGGCATACAGCTTCGCGGAGTTGCGCGCGGATGCGCTTGCGCAGGCGCATCGCCTGATCGCGGCAGGCGTGCGCCCGCAGGATCGTATCGCGCTGATCGCGGAAACGGGAACCGAGTTCGCCAGCCTCTTCTTCGGCGTGGTCTATGCCGGGGCCTGGCCGGTGCCGCTGCCGCTGCCGACCTCGTTCGGCGGCGCGAGTTCGTACATCGAGCAACTGCGCGTCCAGCTCTCGAGCTGCGATCCCTTGATGCTGATCTATCCGGCCGAGCTTTCGGCGATGGCGAAAGAGGCTGCACGGATCGCGGGTGTCCAGGGGATGGACTGGGACAGCTTCGGCAAACGCCCGGCGCCGCCGGCGGAACTGCCGCCCGCATCCACCGACGACATCGCCTATCTGCAATATTCGAGCGGATCGACTCGCTTTCCGCACGGCGTCGCGATCACGCACCACGCGCTGCTCAACAATTTGTCCGCGCACAGTCACGGAATGGAGCTTCAGGAAGGCGATCGCTGCGTTTCCTGGCTGCCCTGGTATCACGACATGGGGCTCGTCGGCTGCTTCCTGTCGCCGGTCGCGAACCAGGTTTCGACCGATTATCTGAAGACAGAGGATTTCGCCCGGCGTCCGCTGGCGTGGCTCGACCTCATCAGCCGCAATCCGGGCACTACCCTCTCCTATTCGCCGACGTTCGGCTACGACATCTGCGCGCGCCGCATGTCGAGCCAGACCAAGGCGAGCGAGCGTTTCGATCTCAGCCGCTGGCGCGTGGCCGGCAATGGCGCCGACATGATCCGGCCCGACGTGATGCAGTCGTTCGTCGATGCCTTCGCCGACGCCGGGTTTCAGGCTTCGGCCTTCCTTCCGAGCTATGGCCTGGCCGAGGCGACACTGGCCGTGTCGATCATGCCTCCCGGCGAAGGTATCCAGGTCGAACTCGTCGAGGAGACCCAGCTATCGGGGGCCAGCCATGGCGCCGATCGGCCGCAGCGCTTCCGCGCCATCGTCAACTGCGGCAAGCCGGTAAAGGACATGGAAGTCGAAATCCGCGAAGAGGATGGCACGCCGCTACCCGAGAAGGCGATCGGCAAGCTCTGGTGCCGCGGCCCCAGCGTGATGGTGGGCTATTTCCGCGACGAACCCGCCACCGCCGCCTGCATGAAGGACGGTTGGCTCGATACCGGCGACATGGGCTATATTTCCGAAGGCTATGTCTACATCGTCGGGCGCGCCAAGGACATGATCATCGTCAATGGCCGCAATCACTGGCCGCAGGACATCGAATGGGCGGTCGAGCAGTTGCCCGGCTTCAAACAGGGCGACATCGCGGCCTTCGCGATAACCACGCCGGGCGGCGAGGAGACCCCCGCGGTGCTCGTCCAGTGCCGTACCTCCGACGAGCAGGAACGCGTGCGTCTGCGCGAGGAAATCCGCGAACGCGTGCGTTCGGTCACCGGCATGAACTGCGTCATCGAACTGGTTCCGCCGCGCACGCTCCCGCGCACCAGCTCGGGCAAGCTCAGCCGCGCCAAGGCACGCAATCTCTACCTTGCCGGCGAAATCAAGCCTTACGACATCGCGGCCTGA
- a CDS encoding MipA/OmpV family protein: MNRRIASLTILAAATCAAAPVAAQDRDGGDRWRVGVGPQLTPSYPGADTLSLGPFFVVDRSDDGGPLEFEAPDESTGFAVLETGGFAFGPSIGFEGSRKPEDVGAAVDEVGFTFELGGFVEYRFDAPVRLRLEARRGLGGHKGWVGVASADYILREGDKWLFSAGPRVTLADESYHEAYFGVSPAAAARTGLPEFDSDGGVHAVGAAAGYLTQLSPRWGIYGYVRYDRLVGAAADSPLVRSYGSRDQFFGGATLTYSFGRGID; this comes from the coding sequence ATGAATCGCCGTATCGCCAGCCTGACGATCCTTGCCGCCGCAACCTGCGCTGCCGCTCCGGTCGCAGCACAGGATCGGGACGGAGGCGACCGCTGGCGCGTCGGCGTGGGCCCGCAACTCACGCCGAGCTATCCCGGTGCCGATACGCTGAGCCTCGGCCCGTTCTTCGTTGTCGACCGCAGCGACGACGGCGGGCCGCTCGAATTCGAGGCGCCGGACGAATCGACTGGCTTCGCGGTGCTGGAGACGGGCGGTTTCGCCTTCGGGCCTTCAATCGGATTCGAAGGGTCCCGCAAGCCCGAGGATGTCGGCGCCGCAGTCGACGAGGTCGGGTTTACCTTCGAACTCGGCGGGTTCGTCGAATATCGGTTCGACGCGCCGGTTCGGTTGCGGCTCGAGGCGCGGCGCGGCCTCGGCGGTCACAAGGGCTGGGTGGGCGTGGCGAGCGCCGACTATATCCTGCGCGAGGGCGACAAATGGCTGTTTTCGGCAGGGCCGCGCGTCACGCTGGCCGACGAGAGCTACCATGAGGCCTATTTTGGCGTCTCGCCTGCCGCCGCGGCGCGCACCGGCTTGCCCGAATTTGACTCGGACGGCGGCGTCCATGCGGTCGGCGCCGCGGCCGGTTATCTGACGCAGCTGAGCCCGCGCTGGGGGATCTACGGTTATGTCCGCTACGATCGGCTGGTCGGCGCCGCGGCCGATTCGCCGCTGGTGCGCAGCTATGGTTCGCGCGACCAGTTCTTCGGCGGCGCCACGCTGACCTACAGCTTCGGGCGCGGCATCGACTGA
- the rplJ gene encoding 50S ribosomal protein L10 — protein MDRAQKAESVAELNRTFNGVGVVVITRNLGMTVAQSTDLRNKMRDAGATYKVAKNRLAKIAIDGTDYAGLADLLTGPTALATSVDPVAAAKVVVDFAKTNEKLEVVGGAMGSTLLDVNGVKALAELPSLDELRAKIVGLVQAPAQKLASVTQAPAGQLARVFGAYGAKEAA, from the coding sequence ATGGATCGCGCCCAAAAAGCCGAATCTGTTGCCGAGCTGAACCGCACCTTCAACGGGGTCGGCGTGGTGGTCATCACCCGCAACCTCGGGATGACCGTGGCCCAGTCCACGGACCTCCGCAATAAGATGCGCGATGCCGGCGCCACCTATAAGGTCGCGAAGAACCGTCTTGCCAAGATCGCGATCGACGGCACCGATTATGCGGGTCTCGCCGACCTGCTGACCGGTCCGACGGCGCTTGCCACATCCGTCGATCCCGTTGCCGCCGCCAAGGTGGTCGTGGATTTCGCCAAGACCAACGAAAAGCTCGAGGTCGTCGGCGGCGCGATGGGCAGCACCCTGCTCGACGTGAATGGCGTGAAGGCGCTCGCAGAGCTCCCGTCGCTTGATGAACTGCGCGCGAAGATCGTCGGCCTGGTCCAGGCTCCGGCGCAGAAGCTCGCGTCGGTCACTCAGGCACCGGCGGGCCAGCTGGCGCGTGTGTTCGGTGCCTATGGCGCCAAGGAAGCCGCATAA
- the rplA gene encoding 50S ribosomal protein L1, whose product MAKQTKKQQAWTVDREKLYGVDEALKLIKDHANAKFDETIEVAMNLGVDPRHADQMVRGVVNLPKGTGKDVKVAVFARGAKAEEAQAAGADIVGAEDLMETIQGGTIDFDRCIATPDMMGIVGRLGKVLGPKGLMPNPKLGTVTMDVAKAVKDAKSGQVEYRVEKAGIIHSGIGKASFPTEDLRANFDALVDAVVKAKPSGAKGKYVRKIALSSSMGPGVKVDVAEVSAA is encoded by the coding sequence ATGGCGAAGCAGACCAAGAAGCAGCAGGCATGGACCGTCGACCGCGAGAAGCTGTACGGCGTCGATGAAGCGCTCAAGCTCATCAAGGACCATGCCAACGCCAAGTTCGACGAGACGATCGAAGTCGCGATGAACCTGGGCGTCGATCCGCGCCACGCCGACCAGATGGTCCGCGGCGTCGTCAACCTGCCCAAGGGCACGGGCAAGGACGTGAAGGTCGCGGTGTTCGCGCGCGGCGCCAAGGCCGAGGAGGCGCAGGCCGCCGGTGCCGATATCGTCGGCGCCGAAGACCTGATGGAAACCATTCAGGGCGGCACGATCGATTTCGATCGCTGCATCGCCACGCCCGACATGATGGGCATCGTCGGCCGTCTCGGCAAGGTGCTGGGGCCCAAGGGACTGATGCCGAACCCGAAGCTCGGCACGGTGACGATGGACGTGGCCAAGGCGGTCAAGGACGCCAAGAGCGGCCAGGTCGAATATCGCGTCGAAAAGGCCGGCATCATTCATTCCGGCATCGGCAAGGCGAGCTTCCCGACCGAAGATCTGCGCGCCAACTTCGACGCGCTGGTCGATGCGGTGGTCAAGGCCAAGCCGTCGGGCGCCAAGGGCAAGTACGTCCGCAAGATCGCGCTCTCGAGCTCGATGGGCCCGGGCGTGAAGGTCGATGTGGCGGAAGTCAGCGCCGCCTGA
- the rplL gene encoding 50S ribosomal protein L7/L12: protein MADLNALVDQLSELTVLEAAELSKLLEEKWGVSAAAAVAVAGPAGGGGAAPAEEVKDEFDVILTGDGGKKINVIKEVRAITGLGLTEAKALVEGAPKAVKEGVSKDEAEKLKKQIEEAGGTVELK from the coding sequence ATGGCTGACCTGAATGCTCTTGTTGACCAGCTCTCCGAGCTGACCGTTCTCGAAGCTGCCGAGCTTTCGAAGCTGCTCGAAGAGAAGTGGGGCGTCTCGGCCGCTGCGGCGGTTGCGGTTGCCGGCCCGGCCGGCGGCGGCGGTGCGGCTCCGGCCGAAGAAGTGAAGGACGAGTTCGACGTGATCCTCACCGGCGACGGTGGCAAGAAGATCAACGTCATCAAGGAAGTCCGCGCCATCACCGGCCTGGGCCTGACCGAAGCCAAGGCGCTCGTCGAAGGCGCGCCGAAGGCCGTCAAGGAAGGCGTGTCGAAGGACGAGGCCGAGAAGCTCAAGAAGCAGATCGAGGAAGCCGGCGGCACCGTCGAGCTCAAGTAA